The genome window AAAGAAAGTCTATTTATGAAATAGAAAATTATTTGGAATTTAATAAGGTTGATTTTAAAAGTACAGGATCTATTTGGGCGGGTTTTGATAAACAAGTAATTATTGTGATAAAAAACACAAATACCTTAGAAGATGCTATAGGACCTAGGATCACTGTTGAAGCACAGGAATTGGAAGTTGTGGGTAATATGGCTCAAGATTCTGTTTTAAGAGGTAAAAAAGTAATCCTTAAAGGTAACATGCATCACAAAAGCACCATTATAGGACAAAAGGTTGATGTAAACATTTTAAGGGGTTATTGCCAAGCACAAGAATTAAACGTTGAAACTTTAGAAAATGGAGTAATTAGAGCTAAAAAAGTAAATATTAAAAAAGCAGTTGGTGGCGAGATTATTGCTGATGAGGTTTATATACAAGAGCTTGTGGGTAATTGTATTTGTAGTGCTAAAAGTTTGATACATATTGAAAAAATTCAAGGTAGTGGAAATAAGCTTATGATCCAAGATCTTAAAGCTTTTGGAGAAGAAAAAAGTGGCGAGGAAATTTTGGTTCATATTGATGAGTTACAAAAAGAACAAGAAAATGTAGCTAAAGAAATAGAAGATGTTAAGCATACTATTCAAGTAAGTAAAGACTCTGTGCGAATTTTGCAACAAAAAGCCAAAGAATTATTAAGTGCAAAAAGAGCTGTGCCGCAAGCTTATAAAGCCACTATTAAAGATTTTAATCAAAAAGTTGAAAGCTTAAGTATTTTAAGTAATAAAATAGAGACATTAAAAGAAGAAGAAAAAGCAAGCGTTGAAAAGTTAAAGCAAATTCAAGAAGAGCTTTTAAAATCAAAAATCATTAATAAAAGTGGAAAATGGTTGGATTTAAATGAGGTTAAATTTCACTTACTCAATCCTAGAAAAGAGTTAAGTTATCACCCAAATAACGAAGAAAGAATTCAATGCTTTACACTTGAAAAAGTTGAAACCGAAGAAGGCGTGAGTGCTTATGAAATTCAGTCTATAAGTAACTATAAGGAAAAGGTAGATGATAGTAGCAATTGAAGGTGTTGTAAGTAAAAAAGAACCTACTTTTATAGTATTAAAAACTGCTAATGGTGTAAGTTATGGTGTTTATGTATCATTATTTTGCTCAAGTGGTATTGAAGTAAATCAAAAGATAGAATTATCTATCACACAAATTATAAAAGAAGATTCGCATAAATTGTATGGTTTTTTAGATATTAATGAACAAAAAATGTTTGAATTGTTGATTAAAATCAGCGGTATAGGGGCAACGACTGCTATGGCACTTTGCTCAAGCTTAGATACCAATACCTTTTACGCAGCTTTGCAAAATGGCGATGAAAGTGTGTTTAAAAAAGTTCCTGGTATTGGTCCAAAAAGCGCAAAGAGAATTATCGCTGAGTTAAGCGATGCTAAAATTCATATAGAAAATTCTAATCAAGATCAAGCGCAAGCTTTAGCAGCGTTGCTTTCGTTAGGGTTTAAACAAGAAAACATATTAAAAGTTTTACGAACTTGTGAAAGTAAAAATACTAGCGAATTAATCAAAGAAGCTTTAAAGAAACTAGGATAATAAAAAGGAAAAATAATGACATATGGTGTGATTTTTGGTGCAAATTCTTATGAGCATGAAATTAGTATTGTAAGTGCGGTGGTGCTAAAAAAAGTACTTAAGGCTCCAAAGCAATTTATATTTTGTGATAAAAATAAGGAATTTTTTCTAATAGATGATGAAAAAATGAATGCAAAAACTTTTAGCAGTGGTGCTTATAAAAAAGAAAAAGCTTTGGTATTAAAGCAAGGTGGGTTTTTTTACAAAACAATGCTAGGTGAAAAAAAAATAGAAATAGATGTGGCGATTAATATCGTACATGGCAAAGATGGCGAAGATGGTAAAATAGCTGCCTTGCTTGATTTTTATGGTGTAAAATACATTGGACCGCGTTTAGAAGCTAGTGTTTTATCGTTTAACAAAATCTTAACTAAACTTTATGCCCAAAGTGTAGGAGTAAAAACACTAGATTATACGGTATTTAATTTGCATCAAGAGCAAGATGTCACTTTAGAATTTCCTTGTATTTTAAAACCTGCAAGATTGGGTAGTAGTATAGGTATTAGTGTTGTAAAAGATGAGGAAGATTTTAAGTATGCTAAAGATGTTGCTTTTGAATTTGATGAGGATATTGTGGTAGAAAAATTTGTGAGTAATATCAAAGAATACAATCTTGCAGGTTGTATGATAGATAATAAAATGGAATTTTCTATCATAGAAGAACCTAGAAAAAATGAAATCTTAGATTTTGAGCAAAAGTACTTAGGTTTTTCAGAAAGTTCTAAAGTAGGCGAGGCTGATATTAGTGAAGAATTAAAACAAA of Campylobacter sp. 2014D-0216 contains these proteins:
- a CDS encoding flagellar assembly protein A, giving the protein MEEKKILYTKDPYKELLVFASENQCEVEELDFRLLSFNTSYTYDNQEWIKANEKELKIFEEDEKFLIQNLNIKQEYKIEIFFKKMAHLQEFDISLQTNEFCTLLKANVKPKDSIAFYDKLALELLEAIYKAMIKEKFLLGFRNFDFKKQIIDFNAKVKEKQKFDFEVEFEVSKGLDPQEPTNEEIKFHYLDKLKKHNDVMNRNYVAPIGKDEVAIEKIKPKEGSDGKDLRFKILKALPPKSNKDKVICSDKFEIKEDDESVKYIAKKDGFIIQRKSIYEIENYLEFNKVDFKSTGSIWAGFDKQVIIVIKNTNTLEDAIGPRITVEAQELEVVGNMAQDSVLRGKKVILKGNMHHKSTIIGQKVDVNILRGYCQAQELNVETLENGVIRAKKVNIKKAVGGEIIADEVYIQELVGNCICSAKSLIHIEKIQGSGNKLMIQDLKAFGEEKSGEEILVHIDELQKEQENVAKEIEDVKHTIQVSKDSVRILQQKAKELLSAKRAVPQAYKATIKDFNQKVESLSILSNKIETLKEEEKASVEKLKQIQEELLKSKIINKSGKWLDLNEVKFHLLNPRKELSYHPNNEERIQCFTLEKVETEEGVSAYEIQSISNYKEKVDDSSN
- the ruvA gene encoding Holliday junction branch migration protein RuvA, which gives rise to MIVAIEGVVSKKEPTFIVLKTANGVSYGVYVSLFCSSGIEVNQKIELSITQIIKEDSHKLYGFLDINEQKMFELLIKISGIGATTAMALCSSLDTNTFYAALQNGDESVFKKVPGIGPKSAKRIIAELSDAKIHIENSNQDQAQALAALLSLGFKQENILKVLRTCESKNTSELIKEALKKLG
- a CDS encoding D-alanine--D-alanine ligase, which encodes MTYGVIFGANSYEHEISIVSAVVLKKVLKAPKQFIFCDKNKEFFLIDDEKMNAKTFSSGAYKKEKALVLKQGGFFYKTMLGEKKIEIDVAINIVHGKDGEDGKIAALLDFYGVKYIGPRLEASVLSFNKILTKLYAQSVGVKTLDYTVFNLHQEQDVTLEFPCILKPARLGSSIGISVVKDEEDFKYAKDVAFEFDEDIVVEKFVSNIKEYNLAGCMIDNKMEFSIIEEPRKNEILDFEQKYLGFSESSKVGEADISEELKQKLKDNFMKIYNPLFKGALIRCDFFVIDDEVYLNEINPNPGSLANYLFEDFTSVINNLAENIELERQIKIDYAFIHSINGQKGKL